In the genome of Novipirellula artificiosorum, the window TCAACGCAAAACATAATACGGAATTGCCTGAGCGAGACTTCATCACGGTCAACCTGGATCATCTTCAGATGGGCGTCGGAGGCGACAATTCTTGGGGACTTCCGGTTAACGAACCGTATCGGATCAAAACCGACCGAAGTTACCAATGGAGTTTCACTCTCGTTCCGGTGCGACCTTAAGCCTCTCAGCAGGCACTTCAGAAGACTCAGCGGATGAACTAGACTTGATTCGGTAAGCTGGAAGCTTACGTCACTTTCCCTCCAAATCATTCCCACCCCTAAGGTCACGGATGCATACTGCATTGTGGACTCCCGTACTTATTCAGCCCCTTGGCAGGGCTCCTTCATGCGGTTCGCTTCGGACCCTAACCTTGTGGGTTCTTTGCATTGCGTCGCTTTGCGTTGTGGCTGGCTCTCTTTCAAAATGTGAAGCAGCAGAAGGTCCCGCAGCCGCCCACTGCGCCGTTTCCACTCAGCCGCTCCCCGATTGGACATCCAGCTTTCTGACCGGCAACGGGAATATGGGCGTCATCATGAGCGGCGATCCCTACGAGGAGAAACTCGTTGTCAACGGCAAACTTTACCTGCCATTGGGCTCGAAAGAAATCTTGCCAGATCTATCTGACTTCAAGAATGAATTCAAGAAAGCGGGGCTTGCTGCGGGCAAGGACGGGCCGGCGACTGTCCACAAGTTGATGTTGGAAAAGACCGATCACAAGTTGATCAATACCGATCCGTTTCACCCAGCGTTTCAGTTGCGGATCGCTTCCCAAGGTGATCCCGACACCGTCACGAACTATCGGATGACAGAGGATTTTGCGACAGGCGAACTTCGAGTCCGTTGGTCTGACGATCAGGGCAACTGGTCTCGTCGACTGTTCGTGTCTCGCCCCGATGATGTCGTCGTGATGGCCATCGACGGACCACAAGGCAAGGTCAATTGCGAGCTGACGATGCAAGTCGAGCACCCGCAGGTGAAATCGGAATTGAAGCTCGAGGAAGGTTGGCTCGGCACACACAACACTTACCTGCAAGGCAAGGGTGGCTACGACAATCTGATCCGGGTTGTCCCTCAAGGTGGCCGAATGTCGCAGCATGCTGATCGACTGGCGATTGACGGAGCCGATCGCGTGTTGTTGATCATGCAAGTCAAGCCGTGGAAAACGCCGCTACCAAAACAGCAAAGCGAGGCGTGGGCGTATTCGCCAAATCACCCTGATCTAAAGCTTCCGCATGCGACGAACCGTTTGCCAGGCATGAAAGAAACGCTCGCCGGATTGCAGCCTGATTACGAAAAGCTGTTCGTTCCTCACGCTCAAGCACATGGCTCGCTCTACAACCGAATCCAACTGGACTTGGGCGGCGATCGGGAGTTACGCAACCTGACGTCTGAGGAGCTTCTGGCACGTGCCGCGAAGCAGGGCATGATGTCCAATGCACTCGCCGAACGTCTCTACAACGCTTGCCGCTACCTGACGATTTGCTGCAGCGGCGACACACCGCCAAATTTGCAGGGCATTTGGACGGGAACGTGGAACCCAGCATGGAGCGGCGATTATACACTCGATTCGAATCTGCAGCTCGAAGTGCAATCGATGATGAGTTGTAACATGCCGGAGCTAATGGCGTCTTACTTCGATCTGGTTGACTCGTGGATCCCCGAGTGGCGGCTCAACGCAAAGAAGATTTATGGATTTCGTGGCGTCGTTTCCAATGCTCGCGCTTCGAACACTTGCCTGTTGCTGCATTGGGGCAGTCAGTGGCCGGGCGAGCAGGCGGCGATCGGCCTCGCTGGCTGGATGCTGCATTTCTACTATGACTATTATCTGTTTACGGGCGACCGCGATTTTCTCGCCCAGCGTTTCGTCCCACTGGCCAAGGAGATCGCGTTGTTTTACGAGGACTTCCTTTCGGGCACCGAAGATGAAAGTGGGAAGTACCAATTCTACATGGGCTATTCACCCGAGCACCGCTTGTACGCCAACACGACCTTTGACATCTCCATCGCTAAGAACGTACTCACCACGCTCCTCACTGCCTGTCAAGAGCTCGGCATTGAACAGCAAAGCCAACCGAAGTGGCAAGCGATGCTCGACAAGATGCCGCCCTATTTGACCAACGACGCGGGCGAGTTGCAGGAATGGTCATGGCCAGGCGTGGGTGAAGACTACAACCAAAGGCATCATTCGCAGTTCCTGCCCTTGTACCAGTTTTGTGAGTTTGACCGCGATTCAACGCCTGAACTTTGGAAGGCCAGCGAATTGGCGTTCGAGCAGAAAGTGACACACTGGCTAAACGGCCCGAAACCGAATAGCAATCACATCACCCATGGCATGATGAATCAGGGACAATGTGCTGCACGTCTTGGCCGCGGAGATATCGTCTACGACGTCCTGTCGAGGATGGTGACGCGAAACTACGTCTATCCTAGTTTCATGATCTCCTACTGGCCTGATTTGAAAGGTTTCGGATTTGATCCCATCGGCACGATTCCCGACGTGCTCAACAACTCGCTGGTGTTCGCCTGCAATGACATTGTGGACGTTCTTCCAGCACTTCCGGAACAGTGGCCCACTGGTTCCATCAGCGGCGTGCTTTTACGAGGTCAAATCCAAGTCCAACAACTCACTTGGGATATCCCACGCGGCAAGGTCAACCTCACTTTGTTGAGTGACAAGGACCAAACCGTCACGCTGCGATTTCCTGAGCGTCTCCGCTTGCTGGCGGATCCCACCAGCACCCCGCCGAATTGCCAAAAACTCACGTTGACGAAACAGAAACCGGTGCACATCGAAATCACGCTCAGCGAACAGGAGAATCCGTAATGAAACCTTGTAAACGAGCGCACGCACGGTCCGCTATTGCTGGAATCACGTTGCTGCTGATCGCGCCGCTGGCTTCGCTTCGTGCTGCCGAATCGGATGCGAGCCTTCGCATGGACCCTTGGCATTGCATTGGTCCGTTCAAGGACGCGGCGTTCGGCAGTCTGGTTACGAGTTCTCGTCACCTGTTCGACGCCGAAGCGGATGTGTTGTCATGCGGTCGCGACGCTGCCGACCTTTCGCGGCAGTACGCGTTGCCGTCGTTTCCTGGCTATGAAAAGTTGACTTCACTCGCGTGGCAGAAACATTCCGAATGGTCGGACGGTTGGCGTCATTTGCTGCCGCGTGGTCCCGCCCCCTCACGTCATGAAACCGTTTATCTGTACCGCACACTCACGGTTCCAGAGTCGACCAGCGTCACCATGCGTCTGTATGCCGAGGATGCCGTGACCGTCTGGCTGAATGGCAAAAAGGTCGGCGCTGCGATTCGCAATTACGGTCCCGAGCACCGCCCTTGTGCTGTCGTAGAACCGTTGAATCTGTTGCCGGGTAAAAACCGTCTGTTGGTCAAGATCACTTGCCTGTTTGGCTCGCATGGATTTGCTTTTGCTCTGGATGGTGTGACCGTCTCGAACCCGCTGCTTCCGACCGACTGGGACAAAGAACACATCCGACTGGATCCGAAACAGCCGCCACTGTTCAGCCCCGCCGACCGTCCACTGAACTTGACGCATGCCGATGAGCCATCCGATGACGCGGCATACGCCGCACGGCTGCGCAAGATCCGTTTCGAGGTGGAACAGCAGCCAATGTTCGATCCCGAACACTCCGTGATGGAACAGATGTGCAGTGAGTTGCCTCCGTCGGACGGAGCCGAGGCTTATCTTCGCTCGCTACGGGATCTTCGACCGCAGGTTACCGCAGCCCTGGTGCGGAATGCCTCGGACGCAGCCTTAGGCGATGCGAACGAGGCGGTCGAGAGCCACTGGATTGCCCAAAGCCGTGCTTGTGGCCCAATCCTCTTCATGCGACATCCACCTTACCGAATCAACGCCATCGCTCCGCACACGTCGGGTGGTGCAACGCCCTCTGCAATCTGTGTCTGGGATCCTGAGCATCCGCAGGACGCGCCGCGTGTGGTGTTTGAGGAAGAGGGGCTGAGTTTGTTCGACATGAACCTCTCTTACGATGCTCGCACCCTCTTTTTCTCGGCTCGACGCAGCGGCGTGGAGGGAGGATGGCATGTGTACGAGATTGGTGTGGACGGATCGAACCTTCGTCAGATCACTTCGGGACCGAGTTCGGACATCAGCCCGTTGCCGCTGCCCAATGGGCGAATCGTCTTCATCTCGGATCGGGCCAGCACTTTTGTCCAGTGCCAAGCCCATACCGCGCCCCTTCTTTATTCCTGTGCCAGAGACGGAAGCGACATTCGAAGGCTCTCCGGCAACATCGACAGCGATCACTCGCCCCAGATCATGGACGATGGACGCATCTTATTCACCCGTTGGGATTATGGCATCGAGAAGAACGTCGATGCGCGCCACGCGCTGTGGACCATGAACCCGGACGGCACCGAGATGAAGCTGTTTTTCGGTAACACCATCGAGGACCCTTGTGGGTTCTGGGAAGCGCGCCCGGTTCCGGGGCGACCCGAAATCGTGTGTGCCTTCGGGCCACATCATAACTACCACGCCGGTATGGCCGGATTGGTATGGAATGGGCGCGGTCCCGAAGCGCCGCGCGGCGAAGGTTTCCGGTTCATCACCACCGAGCGACCCTTTTTCGGCGATACCACGGTTCCCTACGGTTGGCAGGACCTGTTTCCGGTCCACGAGCGTCTTTTCTTGGCCAGTTACGGTGGCGACGGTGGACACAAGAATCGGCTGTACTTGCTGGATGACCGTGGCAACCGTAAGTGTCTTTATGAGGCAGAGGGCGAACTGGGCTGCTGGAATCCTATCCGTCTCGCTCCGACGGCGGTGCCACCGACCATCGCCCAAACCTGCACTCCGGTTCCCTGGCAATACCGCGATCCAGAAGAGATGAACCTCCACCCCGATTCCGATACGGGCACGCTACTGCTTTACGATGTCTATCAAGGAATTGCACCCGATGTCGCCAGAGGCGAGGCGAAATGGATCCAGGTGATGGAGCAGGTCCAAAAGTCTCGCCGTATGGCAGATGGCGAGGCTTGGGGACACACACCCATCATCTCTCGCGGCACGGTTCACGTTCGCCGCGAAGTGGGCCTCGTTCCGATCGAGGCCGACGGGTCGGCTCATTTCACGGTCCCCGCACTTCGAAGCCTTTCGCTCAACGTGCTGGACGAGGAGGGCATGGCGCTGATGCGGATGGGATCCGACATGCACGTCATGCCGGGCGAGATGCAAAGCTGTATCGGTTGCCATGAGAATCGAAGCGGGGGGGTGCCACCCTCTTCACGTGCACGTCAGCCGCTCGCGGCGATGTCCCCGCCGGTCACTCCGGTCATGGCCGACTGGGGCACCGACGGCATCATCGATTACCAAAAAGTCGTGCAACCGGTTTGGGATGCCTATTGCGTTTCTTGCCACAGCGGCCAGCAGCCCGAGGCGGGGATCGACCTGAGCGGCGACCGAACGCGATTTTTCTGCCAATCGTACGATCATCTCGTCGAGCGCGCGCTTGTGGATTGGTTCCAACCGTTCGCGAACGACTACGACGAGAACTCGCCCAAGACCGTCGGTGCGATCATCAGCCGACTCCGGCTCTACTTGCTAGACCCAGAACACTGCGGCAAGACCATTCCGCCTGAGATGCGCCGACGCGTGTGGGCGTGGATCGACGCGAACGTACCCTACTACGGAACCTACGACTACGCCGAGCTGCCAGACGCCAGCAGCAACCTGATCACACGTGGCCCCGGTGCGCGTTGTTCGTGGCAGACCGATGGCAATTGGGATGCCAAAAGCTGGCGGCGGTCTTCGGGGGGGCGACCACACTGGTTTTATGACGGCGTGAAGACGGTGTTCGACAAACGCTGCATGAGTTGCCACGTGCGTGAGGCTTACAACGGTGGAACCTGGGGCTTCGGTGGCGGCCCGATGGACAAGCCAATGCCAGTGACCAGCCGGCTGTGGGAAGACCGCGGGCTCTGCGCCCACATGGCGACAGCTCGGTATGGCACAAGTATCCTTTACGGCCCGGAGTTTCGGATCAACTTGACGCACCCCGAGAACAGCGCGATGCTGCTTGCACCCTTGGCAAAACAAGCCGGCGGTTGGGGGCTGTGTCAGCAATCTGATGGGAAGCCCGTCTTTGCTGACTCGAGCGATACCGACTACCAGACGATGTTGCGCGGCATGCGGGTGGCGCAGTCGCGACTTTACACTTGGCCGCGAGTGGACATGCCGCCCACCCATGTGGATGCTGTGCGAGGGACGCTTGTCACCGGCACCGACTTCGGCGAGCCGCAAGCGGAATCGCCGGCGCTTTCCGCCGGGCTATCGATCTTGCCGAACACTCCCAAGGGAGCCGTCAACCTTGCCCGAGCTTCTCGGGCCACCAGCGACGACGATGTTCCCGCTCAACAAGCGTCCGATACACCCGACAAAGCAATCGATGGAAACCCACAAACGTATTGGGACGACCGCGACGGCGCAGCTGAGTATGATCTGAGTGTCACCTTTACGGAGCCGACATCGTTGTCGGTTCTGAGCATGACAGGTTGGCGTCACGAAGATTTCTCGCCCTGCGATTTCACGCTGCTCGCTGACGGCAAACCGATCGGCAAAGTGAGGGATGCAGTCTATGCTGAAAACCAACTCATCCTCCGCTTTCCAACGATTCGCTGCAGTCGCTTCTCCCTGCGCATCACCGCATGCTACGGCGGTTCGCCAGCGATCCGTGAACTCGAACTCTACGAGTGATCGTCCGCGATGCGTCCCATGCGATCCTTTACAGGTCCGATGAGTTTCCTTTGGTGTTTGACTTCTTGAGTTCGTTGTACGGGTTGCTTGGGCTGTCGGGTTCGTGGTGCGAGGGCAGATGAGTTCTCAGCCGAACAAGGACATTCTCATATTCAGGGTTGGAAGCCAGATTCGTGTACTCCAGCGGGTCGTCGGTGTGATCATACAATTCCTCGGCACCCTCGGCTCTACCGCCGTACCACGTGTACCGGTAACGCCCGTCGGTGATGGAGTGGTTCTTGTATTGGTAGGTTGTGAGCGTCGGGTAGGTCCACTCCTTAGCCGGATCGGCCAGCAATGCTGCGAAACTACGGCCATCGTTTTTGTTGTTGGGCGGTAGACCACACAATTCTAGGAGTGTGGGATAGATGTCGATCAGGTTGACGACGCCGTTGCATTGGATGTCTTTGTGCACGGAGCCTGGAACTCGAACGAGGAAAGGAACTCTCGCAGATTCTTCCCATAGGTTCGTTTTTCCATACTGTAATTTTTCGCTGAGATGCCATCCGTGGTCTCCCCAGATCATGACGATCGTATTGTCCGCATAATCACTCTGATCAAGGGCATCCAATGTCACTCCGATGCAATGATCAGCGTAGCTAACATTCGCGAGATAGGCACGGTTGGCTTGTGCGTGCATCTTAGTGCCATCGGCCAACCGGAAGCGATCGCCGGGTCCGAAGATCGGCCTGCTGTTGTCTCGAACGATGTCATCGAGATCGTCGCGTCGAAACGGAGCCGGTACGACTTGATCCAGCGGATACAGATCGAAGAACTCCTGGGGCACGTACCAGGGAAGATGCGGTTTGGAGAGACCGAGCGCGAGGAAAAAAGGCTTGCCATCAAAATCGCGATCGAGTTGATCCGCCGCCCACTTGCAGGCCATGAAGTCTTTGGTTTCTTCGGTCGCAGCCTTGGTGGCGCCCCATGCAAATTTGGTCCCTCCGGCCTTGATGCCATCGATCTTGGGTTCTTCTTCCCATGAAAACCCTTTGTTGCCGCCGCCCGGATGAACGTGTTCATGAAACGCCCACTGACCTTCGTCCATCCCAGCAGGGTCACCATGCTTGTGAAATATCTTGCCGGCCGAAAGCGTGTGGTAGCCTCGGTTGCCAAAATACTCGGGCAATGTTTCAAGATCCTTTGCCTTGGACGCGTGCTTCAGATTCTGTCCATTCCCATAGACGCCGGTATGAGTAGCGTGCTTGCCGGTTAGCAGCGCCGAACGGGAAGGGCAGCAAACCGTGGATGGGCAATACGCTTGGGTGAAGACGATACCTCCCTCGCGGGCAAAACGATCCAGATTCGGTGTCTTCACCTGAGGATTCCCTCCCAAGCACCCGACCCAATCGTTCAAATCATCGATGGCCACGAACAACACATTGTACTTCGGAATCGATTCCTCACCTTTTATCCGTTGCCCCGTGGTGAGGATCATGACGATTTGCAAACAAAAAAGCAGTAGCAGAAAGCCGGTCGTTCGGTGCAATAGGGGCTTGGTATTCATTCGAGGTCAGCCTGATATTTCGTTGGATACGGTGGGAAGAGGTTCCGCTATCTTACCGTGAATTTGGGGATGTGTTTAAACGCCGTCTGTTCAAAGACCGGAGGCGAGCACGGTGGCCGCCCCTTCAGATTTCCGCACTTGCGGGTCGGCCTGGGCGAGGTTTTCGGCTCTGCAGCGAATTGCGGCGATACTCGGTGGGGGAGGTTTTCTCGACTTGAATGAAGGAAACCCGCATCCGCTCTTCGCTTGGGAAGCCCGCCAAAAGCGCCACGGTCTTGACACCCAACTCGGTCTCGCGAAGCAGACGCTTTGCCCGGCTGATCCGGCAGGCCCCGATTTCGTCCAACACGGTGTGCCCCAGTTCCTGACGGAAGTGGCGTTCAAGCGCGCGTCGGCTGGATGCCAATCGATCCGCAATTTTCTGGACCGAGAGCGAACGATGGCTATGTGTCCAAATCAGGTCCAAGGCGTCCCGGACCAGCGGGTCGCGAACGTCTTTGCTGCGAACGGTCCGATGCCCCCCTGGCAACTCGTCCCGCGCCGCAGCGTTTTCAACGACCGTTCCAATCAGCGACAGCGTCTGCATCGACAGCAGGATCGAGTTTTGGTTCGCATCTCGATGGATGCGTTGAAGCAGTCGGTCAAATGCCTTGGAAAGCATCTTGGGCGTTCTCGCGCGACGCACCGCGGCCTCCGGTCGCAAGACGTGAAGTTCGAGCAAGCGGTGAGTCAACTCGCCATGGAACGAAATCCAACGCTCCGTCCAGCCTGTCGATCGATCGGGACGATACCGATGCCAAACGCCGGGAAACAGGAACAGCAAACTGTCGGACGTGACGGCGACCTCTCCGGTCGGCTCTGACTCGAAGATGCCCTGGCCCTCGCTAATCAAGATGATCTGAAACTCGGGCAACACACGGCCGCGTGACCACTGAAAATCATACAGCCCCGGGTGACCCTCACAAGGATAGTCCTGACCGGCAGGGATCACACCGCGGCCCGCCCCGGTGACGTAAAGGCCCCAACGCATGACGTCATCGTTGACAGGCAGATAGTGATAGTAGCCATCGTAGTCGGCCATGGTCCGTGACTCCTTACGCGGCTTGATGGGATCGATCGCAAACGGCATTCTAAGCAGAGAATGCCGCAAAACAAGGGCTAATTAAATCCCTGCGCCTACGCCGTGTCGTTTAGAATCCGCATTGGTCGTCAAGCATTGATTCGGGAAACCCTTAGCGGATTGAGTGAGGGACAGATGACAACTCAAGAGCCCATCAAGAATTCCATACGCCCGCGCATCGGATTGTACTCGGTGGGGCACGCCCATTATTGGGATCAGTTCAAGGGGCTGCGGGATCGGCTGCTGGGCTACAACCGTTTTGTGGCTCAGCGGATGTCAGCCTGGGGTGAGGTTTGTAACGTCGGAATGATCGACGGCGAGAGCCATGCGCGGGGGGCAGCTGAGGATTTGCGTGCGGCAAATGTCGATCTGATCTTTTGTCATGCCGCAACCTACGCAATGAGCGCCTCGCATCTGCAGATCGCGAAACACTGCGGCCGGCCCGTGGTCGTGTTGAATCTGCAACCGGCAGCGTCCATGAACTACGAACAGACAACCACCGGTGAATGGTTGGCACATTGTGTTGGATGTTGTGTTCCGGAAATCTCGAATGCTTTCAATCGAAATGGTATCGATTTCCACCTGGTGTCGGGGCTCTTGGGACTAGAACAGACACCCGCCATTTCGTTGGCCTGTGAGGAAACAGCCGGTCATCCCGAAGCGATCGCAGCATGGAAAGAGATTCATCGCTGGATCAAGGCAGCGGGTGTGGCGCGTACGTTGCGTGAAGGTCGAATGGGTTTTCTCGGCCACACCTATCCGGGGATGTTGGACATGTACAGCGACTTCACGATGATCACGGCCCAGACCGGCATGCACGTCGAAATCTTGGAAATGTGCGATCTGGCGAAACTGGCCGAGTCGGTGACGGAGGCCGAGATACGCGAGAAACGAGATCAGGTGAAGGAGATGTTCCTGGTCAGTGAAGACTCACCGTCGGATCCTCTCGCGCGGAAGCCGCAGCCGGAACAATTGGACGTTGCATGTCGGGTCGCGGTCGCGCAAGAGAAGATGGTTCGCGAGTTCGACCTGGACGCCCTGACCTACTACTACCGCGGCCGCGACGGTAACCCGTACGAGCAACTCCAGGAAGCGTTCATTTTGGGGCACTCCCTACTGACCGCACAAGGAATCCCCTGCAGTGGCGAAGGTGACATGAAGACGGCCATCGCGATGAAGATTTGCGACATCTTAGGCGTTGGCGGTAGCTACAGCGAAATGGTCGCAGCGGACTATGACCGCGGCACCCTGATCCTCGGCCACGACGGACCGTTCCATATCGCCATCGCCGACGGCAAGCCGATCTTGCGTGGGATGGGACTGTACCACGGCAAATGGGGGACGGGCGTCAGCGTCGAAGCAACCGTCCGCAAAGGTCCGGTCACGCTATTAAACTTGACTCAAACCGGCGACGGCAAGTTGCGTTTGATTGCCAATCAAGGCGAGGCCATCGAAGCGCCCATCTTGAAAATCGGCAATACGATGACGCACGTCAAGTTCGCCCAAGGTCCGACGCAGACGATGAACCAGTGGTTTGCCATGGCTCCCACACACCATGCCGCCATGAGTGTGGGTCACAACATGGCAGACCTGAGCCGAGTTGCAACGATGATGGAGATCCCCTTCGACACCGTCGCCATTTCATCCGAGACGACTTGAGCAAACCATCCGAGATCGATCCATTCACAAAGTGATGAAACACCTTTTCCGGTTAAGCATCCGAGAGGAGCAAGACAAATGACGATGATGAGAGCCATGATCAGTATCCTGGTGCTGCAATCCGCGTTGTCCGTATTCGGTGCCGATGATCCTTTAGAGCGGCAGTTCCGAGAACTGCCCATGGAAGCACGGCGGCTGACCGGCCCCCTGTTCTGGATGCATGGCGACGACAACGAGACACCACAGCGACTCGAAGCGTACGTCGAAAAGGTCGCCGAGGGGGGCAACGGCTGCTTCACCGCGGAGTCACGTCCGCATAGCGATTGGCTGGGACCCCGCTGGTACAAGGACCTTGATGTCTGTTTACAGAAAGCCAAGCAGCTCGATCTAAAGATGTGGATCTTTGACGAGAAGTGGTGGCCTAGCCAATCGATCGGTGGCACGGTCCCACCCCGTTATGCGGCAAAAACCCTGGTGGCCGAGGCCGTGGACATCACAGGCCCCATGGTATTCGAGGCCGACGGATACAACGGCGAACGCTACATCGCGGCGGTGGCCGGGCGTCGGAATGCGAAACAGGAAATCGAAGGTGAAAGTCTGCTTGACTTGGCTCCCTTCATCACCGACGGCAAGCTCACTTGGAACGCGCCGGCCGGCAATTGGAAAATGATCAAGTTCACGCACCAACAGGCGCCTGGTCTTGGACAACGCGGCGGCAAGGAACTCAGTGTGGACGGGGCGAGCCGGGATTGCACCGACTGGTTCCTCCAAACGGTCTATCAGCCGCATTACGATCACTTCAAGGGCGACTTCGGCAAGGCCATTCCTGGGTTCTTCTATGACGAACCGGAGACGAAGGGGGAT includes:
- a CDS encoding sulfatase; protein product: MNTKPLLHRTTGFLLLLFCLQIVMILTTGQRIKGEESIPKYNVLFVAIDDLNDWVGCLGGNPQVKTPNLDRFAREGGIVFTQAYCPSTVCCPSRSALLTGKHATHTGVYGNGQNLKHASKAKDLETLPEYFGNRGYHTLSAGKIFHKHGDPAGMDEGQWAFHEHVHPGGGNKGFSWEEEPKIDGIKAGGTKFAWGATKAATEETKDFMACKWAADQLDRDFDGKPFFLALGLSKPHLPWYVPQEFFDLYPLDQVVPAPFRRDDLDDIVRDNSRPIFGPGDRFRLADGTKMHAQANRAYLANVSYADHCIGVTLDALDQSDYADNTIVMIWGDHGWHLSEKLQYGKTNLWEESARVPFLVRVPGSVHKDIQCNGVVNLIDIYPTLLELCGLPPNNKNDGRSFAALLADPAKEWTYPTLTTYQYKNHSITDGRYRYTWYGGRAEGAEELYDHTDDPLEYTNLASNPEYENVLVRLRTHLPSHHEPDSPSNPYNELKKSNTKGNSSDL
- a CDS encoding HzsA-related protein, which encodes MKPCKRAHARSAIAGITLLLIAPLASLRAAESDASLRMDPWHCIGPFKDAAFGSLVTSSRHLFDAEADVLSCGRDAADLSRQYALPSFPGYEKLTSLAWQKHSEWSDGWRHLLPRGPAPSRHETVYLYRTLTVPESTSVTMRLYAEDAVTVWLNGKKVGAAIRNYGPEHRPCAVVEPLNLLPGKNRLLVKITCLFGSHGFAFALDGVTVSNPLLPTDWDKEHIRLDPKQPPLFSPADRPLNLTHADEPSDDAAYAARLRKIRFEVEQQPMFDPEHSVMEQMCSELPPSDGAEAYLRSLRDLRPQVTAALVRNASDAALGDANEAVESHWIAQSRACGPILFMRHPPYRINAIAPHTSGGATPSAICVWDPEHPQDAPRVVFEEEGLSLFDMNLSYDARTLFFSARRSGVEGGWHVYEIGVDGSNLRQITSGPSSDISPLPLPNGRIVFISDRASTFVQCQAHTAPLLYSCARDGSDIRRLSGNIDSDHSPQIMDDGRILFTRWDYGIEKNVDARHALWTMNPDGTEMKLFFGNTIEDPCGFWEARPVPGRPEIVCAFGPHHNYHAGMAGLVWNGRGPEAPRGEGFRFITTERPFFGDTTVPYGWQDLFPVHERLFLASYGGDGGHKNRLYLLDDRGNRKCLYEAEGELGCWNPIRLAPTAVPPTIAQTCTPVPWQYRDPEEMNLHPDSDTGTLLLYDVYQGIAPDVARGEAKWIQVMEQVQKSRRMADGEAWGHTPIISRGTVHVRREVGLVPIEADGSAHFTVPALRSLSLNVLDEEGMALMRMGSDMHVMPGEMQSCIGCHENRSGGVPPSSRARQPLAAMSPPVTPVMADWGTDGIIDYQKVVQPVWDAYCVSCHSGQQPEAGIDLSGDRTRFFCQSYDHLVERALVDWFQPFANDYDENSPKTVGAIISRLRLYLLDPEHCGKTIPPEMRRRVWAWIDANVPYYGTYDYAELPDASSNLITRGPGARCSWQTDGNWDAKSWRRSSGGRPHWFYDGVKTVFDKRCMSCHVREAYNGGTWGFGGGPMDKPMPVTSRLWEDRGLCAHMATARYGTSILYGPEFRINLTHPENSAMLLAPLAKQAGGWGLCQQSDGKPVFADSSDTDYQTMLRGMRVAQSRLYTWPRVDMPPTHVDAVRGTLVTGTDFGEPQAESPALSAGLSILPNTPKGAVNLARASRATSDDDVPAQQASDTPDKAIDGNPQTYWDDRDGAAEYDLSVTFTEPTSLSVLSMTGWRHEDFSPCDFTLLADGKPIGKVRDAVYAENQLILRFPTIRCSRFSLRITACYGGSPAIRELELYE
- a CDS encoding AraC family transcriptional regulator, which codes for MADYDGYYHYLPVNDDVMRWGLYVTGAGRGVIPAGQDYPCEGHPGLYDFQWSRGRVLPEFQIILISEGQGIFESEPTGEVAVTSDSLLFLFPGVWHRYRPDRSTGWTERWISFHGELTHRLLELHVLRPEAAVRRARTPKMLSKAFDRLLQRIHRDANQNSILLSMQTLSLIGTVVENAAARDELPGGHRTVRSKDVRDPLVRDALDLIWTHSHRSLSVQKIADRLASSRRALERHFRQELGHTVLDEIGACRISRAKRLLRETELGVKTVALLAGFPSEERMRVSFIQVEKTSPTEYRRNSLQSRKPRPGRPASAEI
- a CDS encoding glycosyl hydrolase family 95 catalytic domain-containing protein, giving the protein MWVLCIASLCVVAGSLSKCEAAEGPAAAHCAVSTQPLPDWTSSFLTGNGNMGVIMSGDPYEEKLVVNGKLYLPLGSKEILPDLSDFKNEFKKAGLAAGKDGPATVHKLMLEKTDHKLINTDPFHPAFQLRIASQGDPDTVTNYRMTEDFATGELRVRWSDDQGNWSRRLFVSRPDDVVVMAIDGPQGKVNCELTMQVEHPQVKSELKLEEGWLGTHNTYLQGKGGYDNLIRVVPQGGRMSQHADRLAIDGADRVLLIMQVKPWKTPLPKQQSEAWAYSPNHPDLKLPHATNRLPGMKETLAGLQPDYEKLFVPHAQAHGSLYNRIQLDLGGDRELRNLTSEELLARAAKQGMMSNALAERLYNACRYLTICCSGDTPPNLQGIWTGTWNPAWSGDYTLDSNLQLEVQSMMSCNMPELMASYFDLVDSWIPEWRLNAKKIYGFRGVVSNARASNTCLLLHWGSQWPGEQAAIGLAGWMLHFYYDYYLFTGDRDFLAQRFVPLAKEIALFYEDFLSGTEDESGKYQFYMGYSPEHRLYANTTFDISIAKNVLTTLLTACQELGIEQQSQPKWQAMLDKMPPYLTNDAGELQEWSWPGVGEDYNQRHHSQFLPLYQFCEFDRDSTPELWKASELAFEQKVTHWLNGPKPNSNHITHGMMNQGQCAARLGRGDIVYDVLSRMVTRNYVYPSFMISYWPDLKGFGFDPIGTIPDVLNNSLVFACNDIVDVLPALPEQWPTGSISGVLLRGQIQVQQLTWDIPRGKVNLTLLSDKDQTVTLRFPERLRLLADPTSTPPNCQKLTLTKQKPVHIEITLSEQENP
- a CDS encoding L-fucose/L-arabinose isomerase family protein, which translates into the protein MTTQEPIKNSIRPRIGLYSVGHAHYWDQFKGLRDRLLGYNRFVAQRMSAWGEVCNVGMIDGESHARGAAEDLRAANVDLIFCHAATYAMSASHLQIAKHCGRPVVVLNLQPAASMNYEQTTTGEWLAHCVGCCVPEISNAFNRNGIDFHLVSGLLGLEQTPAISLACEETAGHPEAIAAWKEIHRWIKAAGVARTLREGRMGFLGHTYPGMLDMYSDFTMITAQTGMHVEILEMCDLAKLAESVTEAEIREKRDQVKEMFLVSEDSPSDPLARKPQPEQLDVACRVAVAQEKMVREFDLDALTYYYRGRDGNPYEQLQEAFILGHSLLTAQGIPCSGEGDMKTAIAMKICDILGVGGSYSEMVAADYDRGTLILGHDGPFHIAIADGKPILRGMGLYHGKWGTGVSVEATVRKGPVTLLNLTQTGDGKLRLIANQGEAIEAPILKIGNTMTHVKFAQGPTQTMNQWFAMAPTHHAAMSVGHNMADLSRVATMMEIPFDTVAISSETT